Proteins from a genomic interval of Candidatus Didemnitutus sp.:
- a CDS encoding DNA-directed RNA polymerase subunit omega, whose translation MRDEYIKDAQKVIQDPNVLINVVSRRVKQLRRGSRPLVESLEKLSPEDIALREIIEGKISYEVTHA comes from the coding sequence ATGAGAGACGAATACATCAAGGACGCCCAAAAGGTTATCCAGGACCCGAACGTGCTGATCAACGTGGTGTCGCGCCGCGTCAAGCAGCTCCGCCGGGGCAGCCGTCCGCTCGTGGAGTCGCTCGAAAAGCTCAGCCCCGAAGACATCGCCCTGCGCGAGATCATCGAAGGCAAGATCAGCTACGAAGTGACGCACGCCTGA